DNA from Leptospira harrisiae:
CAGTGCCAAAGAACCCATCGAAAAAGCGGGAAACTTCGTGGTGAATATTCTTTCTTCCGAACAAAAACAAATTTCCGCTGATTTTGCTTCTGGTTCCCTGGACAAAGCGGTTGTTTTGGAAGGACTAAAACCAGGAACTCTTTCCACAGGTGCCCCAGTTTTACCGGATTCGTTGGCCTCACTTGACTGTACAGTGAACCAAACTATCGATGCGGGGGACCATTGGATCCTCATCGGTCTTGTGGAAGCAGTGGTCACCAGAGAAGGTTCTCCTCTCCTCTACTTCAATCGCAATTATAGGGAACTCGTTTAAGGAATCAGTATGGAAAAAGAGAAAGTGAATCTGGAAGATGCAAA
Protein-coding regions in this window:
- a CDS encoding flavin reductase family protein; translated protein: MPASIDKFKSSLSLWASGVCVITYESTEKKGGITVSSFSSVSLEPPLVLFCLAKDSSAKEPIEKAGNFVVNILSSEQKQISADFASGSLDKAVVLEGLKPGTLSTGAPVLPDSLASLDCTVNQTIDAGDHWILIGLVEAVVTREGSPLLYFNRNYRELV